One stretch of Castor canadensis chromosome 14, mCasCan1.hap1v2, whole genome shotgun sequence DNA includes these proteins:
- the F11 gene encoding coagulation factor XI isoform X2 — MILLHQMLHFIFFVSVSGECMTELFKDTSFQGGDIHTVFTPSAEYCQMVCTHHPRCLIFTFMAESSSEDSSKCNICLLKYTQTGTPTGIMKLNNVVSGFSLKYCALSNLACIRDIFPSTVFADSNIDSVLAPDAFVCRRICTHHPNCLFFTFFSKEWQKESQRNLCLLKTSESGLPSIRIKKNNALSGFSLQNCRHSIPVFCHSSFYHDTDFLGEELDIVDVKGHEVCQKLCTSSIRCQFFTYSQSQESYKERKGKCYLKLSSNGSPTKILHGRGGISGYTLRLCKMDNVCTTKIKPRIIGGSPSVHGEWPWQVTLHITSPMQRHLCGGSIIGNQWILTAAHCFSEVESPKILRVYGGIVNQSEINEDTFFFGVQEIIIHDKYKMAESGYDIALLKLETIMNYTDSQRPICLPSKGDRNIIYTDCWVTGWGYRKLRGKTQNTLQKAEIPLVSNEECQTRYQGHKITNRMICAGHKEGWKDACKGDSGGPLSCKHNEVWHLVGITSWGEGCGQKERPGIYTNVVKYVDWILEKTQSG, encoded by the exons ATGATTTTATTACATCAAATgctacatttcattttctttgtctcaGTTTCTGGTG AATGTATGACTGAGCTGTTCAAAGACACCTCCTTTCAAGGAGGAGACATTCATACTGTTTTTACACCAAGTGCCGAGTACTGCCAAATGGTCTGTACCCACCATCCAAGATGCTTGATCTTCACTTTTATGGCTGAATCATCATCTGAAGATTCTTCCAAAtg taacaTTTGTCTATTGAAGTACACCCAAACAGGGACACCAACCGGAATAATGAAACTCAATAATGTGGTTTCTggattttcattaaaatactgTGCTCTTTCTAACCTAG CCTGTATTAGGGACATTTTCCCTAGTACAGTGTTTGCAGACAGTAACATTGACAGTGTTTTGGCTCCGGATGCTTTTGTCTGTCGCCGCATTTGTACTCATCACCCCAATTGCTTATTTTTTACCTTCTTTTCCAAAGAATGGCAAAAAGAATCTCAAAG AAATCTCTGTCTTCTTAAAACATCTGAAAGTGGATTACCAAGTATACgcattaaaaagaacaatgccCTTTCTGGTTTCAGTCTACAGAACTGCAGGCACAGCATCCCAG TATTCTGTCATTCTTCATTTTACCATGACACTGATTTCTTGGGAGAAGAACTGGACATCGTTGATGTGAAAGGTCATGAGGTCTGCCAGAAACTGTGCACCAGCTCCATCCGCTGCCAGTTTTTTACCTATTCCCAATCTCAAGAATCTTACAAGGAAAGGAA GGGTAAATGTTACTTGAAACTTTCCTCAAATGGATCTCCAACAAAAATACTTCATGGAAGAGGAGGCATCTCTGGATATACATTAAGGTTATGTAAAATGGATAATG TGTGCACAACCAAAATCAAGCCTAGAATTATTGGAGGAAGTCCATCTGTTCATGGTGAGTGGCCGTGGCAGGTAACTCTGCACATCACCTCCCCCATGCAGAGACACCTGTGTGGAGGCTCCATCATTGGAAACCAGTGGATATTAACAGCTGCTCATTGTTTCTCTGA GGTGGAATCACCTAAAATATTGCGTGTCTATGGTGGCATTGtaaatcaatctgaaataaatgaagatacATTTTTCTTTGGGGTTCAAGAAATAATAATTCATGATAAATATAAAATGGCAGAAAGTGGGTATGACATTGCCTTATTGAAACTGGAAACAATTATGAATTATACAG attctcAACGACCCATATGCTTACCATCCAAAGGAGATAGAAATATAATATATACTGACTGCTGGGTGACTGGATGGGGATACAGAAAGTTAAGAG gtAAAACCCAAAACACTCTCCAGAAAGCCGAGATACCCTTGGTATCAAATGAAGAATGCCAGACACGATACCAAGGGCATAAAATCACCAATAGGATGATCTGTGCAGGTCacaaggaaggatggaaggatgcCTGTAAG GGAGATTCAGGGGGACCCCTGTCTTGTAAACACAACGAAGTCTGGCATTTGGTGGGCATCACGAGTTGGGGTGAAGGTTGTGGTCAAAAGGAACGGCCAGGCATTTACACCAACGTCGTCAAGTATGTGGACTGGATTTTGGAGAAAACCCAATCCGGATGA
- the F11 gene encoding coagulation factor XI isoform X1 codes for MILLHQMLHFIFFVSVSGECMTELFKDTSFQGGDIHTVFTPSAEYCQMVCTHHPRCLIFTFMAESSSEDSSKWFVCILKDSVTETLPRVNMTGAISGYSFKKCSHQLSACSKDIYVDLDMKGMNYNSSLAKNAQECQERCTDDIHCHFFTYATKHFPSIEHRNICLLKYTQTGTPTGIMKLNNVVSGFSLKYCALSNLACIRDIFPSTVFADSNIDSVLAPDAFVCRRICTHHPNCLFFTFFSKEWQKESQRNLCLLKTSESGLPSIRIKKNNALSGFSLQNCRHSIPVFCHSSFYHDTDFLGEELDIVDVKGHEVCQKLCTSSIRCQFFTYSQSQESYKERKGKCYLKLSSNGSPTKILHGRGGISGYTLRLCKMDNVCTTKIKPRIIGGSPSVHGEWPWQVTLHITSPMQRHLCGGSIIGNQWILTAAHCFSEVESPKILRVYGGIVNQSEINEDTFFFGVQEIIIHDKYKMAESGYDIALLKLETIMNYTDSQRPICLPSKGDRNIIYTDCWVTGWGYRKLRGKTQNTLQKAEIPLVSNEECQTRYQGHKITNRMICAGHKEGWKDACKGDSGGPLSCKHNEVWHLVGITSWGEGCGQKERPGIYTNVVKYVDWILEKTQSG; via the exons ATGATTTTATTACATCAAATgctacatttcattttctttgtctcaGTTTCTGGTG AATGTATGACTGAGCTGTTCAAAGACACCTCCTTTCAAGGAGGAGACATTCATACTGTTTTTACACCAAGTGCCGAGTACTGCCAAATGGTCTGTACCCACCATCCAAGATGCTTGATCTTCACTTTTATGGCTGAATCATCATCTGAAGATTCTTCCAAAtg gtttgTTTGCATTCTGAAAGACAGTGTCACAGAAACACTGCCAAGGGTGAATATGACAGGAGCAATTTCTGGGTATTCTTTCAAGAAATGTTCACACCAACTAAGTG CTTGCAGCAAAGATATTTATGTGGATCTAGACATGAAGGGCATGAACTACAATAGTTCTCTTGCCAAGAATGCTCAGGAATGCCAAGAGAGGTGCACGGATGACATCCATTGTCACTTTTTCACATATGCAACAAAGCATTTTCCCAGCATAGAGCATCG taacaTTTGTCTATTGAAGTACACCCAAACAGGGACACCAACCGGAATAATGAAACTCAATAATGTGGTTTCTggattttcattaaaatactgTGCTCTTTCTAACCTAG CCTGTATTAGGGACATTTTCCCTAGTACAGTGTTTGCAGACAGTAACATTGACAGTGTTTTGGCTCCGGATGCTTTTGTCTGTCGCCGCATTTGTACTCATCACCCCAATTGCTTATTTTTTACCTTCTTTTCCAAAGAATGGCAAAAAGAATCTCAAAG AAATCTCTGTCTTCTTAAAACATCTGAAAGTGGATTACCAAGTATACgcattaaaaagaacaatgccCTTTCTGGTTTCAGTCTACAGAACTGCAGGCACAGCATCCCAG TATTCTGTCATTCTTCATTTTACCATGACACTGATTTCTTGGGAGAAGAACTGGACATCGTTGATGTGAAAGGTCATGAGGTCTGCCAGAAACTGTGCACCAGCTCCATCCGCTGCCAGTTTTTTACCTATTCCCAATCTCAAGAATCTTACAAGGAAAGGAA GGGTAAATGTTACTTGAAACTTTCCTCAAATGGATCTCCAACAAAAATACTTCATGGAAGAGGAGGCATCTCTGGATATACATTAAGGTTATGTAAAATGGATAATG TGTGCACAACCAAAATCAAGCCTAGAATTATTGGAGGAAGTCCATCTGTTCATGGTGAGTGGCCGTGGCAGGTAACTCTGCACATCACCTCCCCCATGCAGAGACACCTGTGTGGAGGCTCCATCATTGGAAACCAGTGGATATTAACAGCTGCTCATTGTTTCTCTGA GGTGGAATCACCTAAAATATTGCGTGTCTATGGTGGCATTGtaaatcaatctgaaataaatgaagatacATTTTTCTTTGGGGTTCAAGAAATAATAATTCATGATAAATATAAAATGGCAGAAAGTGGGTATGACATTGCCTTATTGAAACTGGAAACAATTATGAATTATACAG attctcAACGACCCATATGCTTACCATCCAAAGGAGATAGAAATATAATATATACTGACTGCTGGGTGACTGGATGGGGATACAGAAAGTTAAGAG gtAAAACCCAAAACACTCTCCAGAAAGCCGAGATACCCTTGGTATCAAATGAAGAATGCCAGACACGATACCAAGGGCATAAAATCACCAATAGGATGATCTGTGCAGGTCacaaggaaggatggaaggatgcCTGTAAG GGAGATTCAGGGGGACCCCTGTCTTGTAAACACAACGAAGTCTGGCATTTGGTGGGCATCACGAGTTGGGGTGAAGGTTGTGGTCAAAAGGAACGGCCAGGCATTTACACCAACGTCGTCAAGTATGTGGACTGGATTTTGGAGAAAACCCAATCCGGATGA
- the F11 gene encoding coagulation factor XI isoform X3: MKGMNYNSSLAKNAQECQERCTDDIHCHFFTYATKHFPSIEHRNICLLKYTQTGTPTGIMKLNNVVSGFSLKYCALSNLACIRDIFPSTVFADSNIDSVLAPDAFVCRRICTHHPNCLFFTFFSKEWQKESQRNLCLLKTSESGLPSIRIKKNNALSGFSLQNCRHSIPVFCHSSFYHDTDFLGEELDIVDVKGHEVCQKLCTSSIRCQFFTYSQSQESYKERKGKCYLKLSSNGSPTKILHGRGGISGYTLRLCKMDNVCTTKIKPRIIGGSPSVHGEWPWQVTLHITSPMQRHLCGGSIIGNQWILTAAHCFSEVESPKILRVYGGIVNQSEINEDTFFFGVQEIIIHDKYKMAESGYDIALLKLETIMNYTDSQRPICLPSKGDRNIIYTDCWVTGWGYRKLRGKTQNTLQKAEIPLVSNEECQTRYQGHKITNRMICAGHKEGWKDACKGDSGGPLSCKHNEVWHLVGITSWGEGCGQKERPGIYTNVVKYVDWILEKTQSG, translated from the exons ATGAAGGGCATGAACTACAATAGTTCTCTTGCCAAGAATGCTCAGGAATGCCAAGAGAGGTGCACGGATGACATCCATTGTCACTTTTTCACATATGCAACAAAGCATTTTCCCAGCATAGAGCATCG taacaTTTGTCTATTGAAGTACACCCAAACAGGGACACCAACCGGAATAATGAAACTCAATAATGTGGTTTCTggattttcattaaaatactgTGCTCTTTCTAACCTAG CCTGTATTAGGGACATTTTCCCTAGTACAGTGTTTGCAGACAGTAACATTGACAGTGTTTTGGCTCCGGATGCTTTTGTCTGTCGCCGCATTTGTACTCATCACCCCAATTGCTTATTTTTTACCTTCTTTTCCAAAGAATGGCAAAAAGAATCTCAAAG AAATCTCTGTCTTCTTAAAACATCTGAAAGTGGATTACCAAGTATACgcattaaaaagaacaatgccCTTTCTGGTTTCAGTCTACAGAACTGCAGGCACAGCATCCCAG TATTCTGTCATTCTTCATTTTACCATGACACTGATTTCTTGGGAGAAGAACTGGACATCGTTGATGTGAAAGGTCATGAGGTCTGCCAGAAACTGTGCACCAGCTCCATCCGCTGCCAGTTTTTTACCTATTCCCAATCTCAAGAATCTTACAAGGAAAGGAA GGGTAAATGTTACTTGAAACTTTCCTCAAATGGATCTCCAACAAAAATACTTCATGGAAGAGGAGGCATCTCTGGATATACATTAAGGTTATGTAAAATGGATAATG TGTGCACAACCAAAATCAAGCCTAGAATTATTGGAGGAAGTCCATCTGTTCATGGTGAGTGGCCGTGGCAGGTAACTCTGCACATCACCTCCCCCATGCAGAGACACCTGTGTGGAGGCTCCATCATTGGAAACCAGTGGATATTAACAGCTGCTCATTGTTTCTCTGA GGTGGAATCACCTAAAATATTGCGTGTCTATGGTGGCATTGtaaatcaatctgaaataaatgaagatacATTTTTCTTTGGGGTTCAAGAAATAATAATTCATGATAAATATAAAATGGCAGAAAGTGGGTATGACATTGCCTTATTGAAACTGGAAACAATTATGAATTATACAG attctcAACGACCCATATGCTTACCATCCAAAGGAGATAGAAATATAATATATACTGACTGCTGGGTGACTGGATGGGGATACAGAAAGTTAAGAG gtAAAACCCAAAACACTCTCCAGAAAGCCGAGATACCCTTGGTATCAAATGAAGAATGCCAGACACGATACCAAGGGCATAAAATCACCAATAGGATGATCTGTGCAGGTCacaaggaaggatggaaggatgcCTGTAAG GGAGATTCAGGGGGACCCCTGTCTTGTAAACACAACGAAGTCTGGCATTTGGTGGGCATCACGAGTTGGGGTGAAGGTTGTGGTCAAAAGGAACGGCCAGGCATTTACACCAACGTCGTCAAGTATGTGGACTGGATTTTGGAGAAAACCCAATCCGGATGA